cttcggtacttaaaagttttgtgattacgagatcattcttccataatatttgtactaaatcattcacttgtactcactaaaggagagcttgaacctatatactgtgtaaacctttcacaattaatgagaactcctttactccgtggacgtagccaatctgggtgaaccacgtacatcttgtgtttgcttcctgtctctatccatttacatacttatccacactaatgatcggaacaatctagcgaagatcacaaacttaatatttaagatgatattctttggtgtatgcttttcgcaaacgatatagtgttgatagatgaaacgcaggaaggggtaaacgcgaagcttaacctttggagagaagtgttggaatctaaaggtcttcacctacgccgatcaaagacagaatatatggagtgtaaattcagtgcaaacggaggccaaaatgaattaggggtgaggatcggagatcaggaaataccaaagagcgaccgttttcgctacctaggatctatcttgcaaaagaacggagaatttgatggagatctcacccatagaatacaagctggatggatgaagtggaagagtgcatccggcgcgTTGTGTGAcagtcgtaggccactgaagctcaagggaaaattttataggacggcaataaggccggcaatgctgtatggcatagaatgttgagcggtgaagcatcaacacgtaggtgtagtggagatgaggatgcttcattggatgtgtgggcacacgagaaaagataagattaggaatgaggatatccaaggtaaagtaggagtagccgaaattgaaggaaagaggagagaaaatcggttacggtggtttggacatgtgcaaagaaggcctactggcgctccggttcgaagatgtgaccacgggacagaggttcagggccgaaggggtcgaggaagacctaggaaaactttggaagagaccctaagaaaagacttagagtacttggatctaacggaggacatgacacaaaaccgagcgcaatggcgttctaggattcatatagccgaccccacttagtaggaaaatgctttgttgttgttgttgtatgtgtATCTGCCACTCAGGTTGGACTGAATCAACGATTAAGATTATTGATAACAAATATGATGCTTTTTCAGCGTATTTTAGGAGagaatatttgtgtttgtacatAATAAAAAGAAAGTTAGTAACATAATTAGGTATTAGTTTTGTGAATGTGTTATGATTTAGAGGCACAtgttaggtttgtttaagtgatGCACAAGGCATGCTAAGTAACATCACCAATGTTTAATCAATAcgcaaagaaaaagaatgaaaagaaaagactTATCCAACATCTATCTaaatacatgaagaagaagatattTAGTCTTTATCAACGCAAATTCATCCATATCAGTTTCAGCATACATGCATGCATATCCAGAAACGGACGATGttcctcttcggatcctctttgtcAGGATCTTTAGGATATTCATATTCTATTCGTTTATTGTACATTGTGCGACAAAAAATCTTTAAatactgtttgtgtttaattttaaataaaataattcaaaatgatttctgaACACATAATGTACGATAATGAACGAATAAAATATTAGGATTCTtaaaatcctcacaaaaaggatccagATGGAATCTAAATCCTCACCAGAAacacaattttcttttttaaattgttaaattaatgtaTGTGTACAATTTTAAGATTTGATTTGTTCTTCTTCCAAGAATTGAGAAACAAAAATCAAAGCCTCATCAAAacgaaacaagaaaaaaaaacaaataaaaaataaaaaagaaagtaaaaacaaaGGATAAAGGGGTGGAGAGGAAATCCCGCAGATAAAAGGCGATGATGATCCTCTGCGCCAAACTGATGAAAACTCGACAAGGCAAAACAGATAGTGGGTCCCCTCACTGACTTTATTACCACAACCGcgttacagagagagagagagggagagagactgACTTATTGCCCACGAGTCCACACAAGTACTCACTCACTTACAAGCAAGCACTGTTTGAGGCAAGGGTTCAAACCAAAGTCCAAACAAGTCCTCTCGTCCGCCTATCTAACTCGGAACTGGTTGGGACTTGGACACAGAATTCCATTGCATTTTGCAACCATATTTGCCAAAAAATTTATAGGCGTTTCAGAGCATAGAATATTTCGAGATGTATTTCATACTTTAGAGCACCgtaaaaaaaaagtcaacatTTTCAACGACTTTCAGTTAAATTACAGctaaaatttcaaaaacaatttaacAGCTTAGTACTAATCAAAATGGATATGTGAGCAGCCAAATATGTGTGTCAAAAAAATCCTGAAGCAATTAGTGAATGAAACGAATCAATATAAGAGGAATTTAACTAGACAAGATTTTGGACGTGGGACATACTTGAGAAAATAAATAGGAAGGGGACAAAATGGTAATTTAGGAGAGGAGAgctgtgtgcaagtgtaatatATTAATCTCACACTGTTGACTTACCCACCAATCAAAGTCTGCTGCAGCAAGCCGCCTCATAACTCTCCTTCTTCACTCCCCCTTTCCTCCCCTCCCCTcccctcaattcaattccccttgctttgtttatttttaCCTTTTAGGTACCCTAGCTAGCCTTTAACCAAACTGGGAATTCAACTCAAATCCCACCCATGAATCCATGAATCCATGATTCCCATTCCCATCAGTAATGTCACGATTCCAGACCAAAGAGTAAGTGGAGGCGGAGGATATCGACAGCCACCGGAGATATCGACAGCCCCCGGAGAATAGTAAGGTAGCTACTGGTACGTACTACCATTCTCTCTCACTTTCATTCATTCATATGCTCAAAATTCAAGAGAGAGTGTGGATGTGGGTGTTTATGTTTGATCAACTGACGCGTCTTCTACCTTTTTGTTGCAGGTTTGTATTTTTCGAAACCACGTCCAACAACAGGATCATCAGCAACCCTTACGAAATGCTGGACTACGAATGGGGAAACCCCAACAACGTCGTCATGCTCTCGCCCGACACCGACTCCGATTCCATCCACGGATCCGACCCTACcagacaccaccaccaccacaatcaCGCCAGCACTTTTCTCGACCACTATGCGTCCTCGCAAGCCTCCGCCTTCAACAACCTCGTCCccgctcctcctcctcccccgcCGCAGCCTCACCACCAAACCTCCACCTTCGCCAACCATTTTAACCCTACCCACCATCAGGCCCAACAGCTCCACTCCATCTACGACCCCCACGCCTACGCCAGCGCGTCCACCTACGCGcctccccaccaccaccaccagcacCACTCCATGCTCGGGCTCGACCCAGTCCACGGCGGCGCAGCCAATGGGCTTATGCTGATCCCCAAGTCAGAGGACATGTGCCCGCCCGTAGACTTCGCCTCCAGGATCGGCCTCAACCTTGGCGGCCGGACCTACTTTGCGTCCGAGGACGACTTCATGAACCGGCTTTACCGCCGGTCCAGGCCAGGCTCCGAGATCACCTCGACCCACTCGCCCCGCTGCCAGGCCGAGGGCTGCGCCGCCGACCTCTCCCACTCCAAGCACTACCACCGGCGCCACAAGGTCTGCGAGTTCCACTCCAAGGCCTCCACCGTCATCGCCAACGGGTTGACTCAGCGATTCTGCCAGCAGTGCAGCAGGTCCAACAATTACCCCTCCCTCCAATGGCAACGGCTATATTTGAAATGACGAAAGTGCTCCTTGGTTTTGCGCTATTTGTTCTCCCCATCCCCGCCAATTATTGGCGGTTCGTACCCCGTACACGGGGTCTATCCCGAGGGCATTTGCGTCCTACACTATTCCGTTTCCGTTTAAATTTTGCTCGTGACTGGCGAGCGGGGTTTTCTTTGGTCCGAAAGGACAAGAATGCCCCGGTCCTTCTGTAGTTTGACGATAATGGCCATGGGGGCGAATCATGTTGGGGTGCATGACCAATGATTGGGGGGGTCCGTACGTGTGGAAATCCCGAGGGCATTTGTGTCCGTGCGAAAATATTTGACTCTTCTTGATAATTGCACTTTCCATTTATGGACTCTGTGGTTTACTAATTACGTACAAAACTATTATTTAATTAGACAGTTAACCAACAACTAATtaaacaattattataattagatGCTGTATTTTGATTATGTTATGTGATAAATGTTGTTGTTCTTGCAGATTCCATCTTCTCTCCGAGTTTGACAACGGCAAGCGCAGCTGCCGGAAGAGGTTGGCCGATCACAATCGCCGACGGCGAAAAACTCAGCAAACGATTCAAGAACATCACAACTCACAGCATCAACAACAACCACCGCTGGAAAAGGCCCGGAATTCATCCTCAGATAATGTTGCAAGTAATGTACCATTCAATCTGAATTATTCACTAATTAATCCGTGCATGCATTCTTTGATTTGGTTTGTTGGGATCTGATTTTGTAGGTTCTCCACCGGAGTCGGCTGCTCTTTCTGTATCCTCGGTGACCGTGGCAGTGTCGCCGCCGCGAATGACGTTGGATTGTTTTAGGCAAAGAGCACCGTACCAAAATGCTGCCGCTACAACATCTTCAGGCTCTTCAGCTCACTTTTTTTCTCAAGTTGGTCAAATTTGAATAGTATGAGCTAGCTAGCCAGGAAGGAATAATCAAGACTTAATTTTCAGTTAATTAACTAGTTACATACggaattaattagttaatctcGACGTTATCTATTTTAAATCTTTCCCTAAAATTTCAGTCTTAGTCTGGATGAGTTTTAGTcacattatattattattacttGCACTGTTGGAGCATGAATTGGCCTATATCAATATATATGTTATTTGGAAAATGATAATTATACACATCATTTTTAGCATCTTATCCACCTCTGTTTATGCATATATGTTGTTTccgtttaatttatttaattcgaTGACCATAAATAAAGAGAAATGTGTAAGATGCTAAAAATGATGTTTGTTAGGATAGCATTCCTTTTACTTTCTATGCATATAGAGTTTTTAGTTATGTTTTTAATACAAGCGATGTTGTATGCTAAATTCTTCAAAAGGAGATTCGTAATTGAGTGTAGAAGACGAAGCACACTGCTCTAGTATCCTTAGTTACTGAGGTTTGTGTATgactttttactttttattattatttttaatggaAAATGTCAATAAACAAATGCTTACCATACACCTAATTTATTTTCCATGTGTCACACATTAGATGTTGtactttttcaattttgaaaaaaattaaccaaagtTAATTGAAAGGATACGTGTTAGATGATTAGATGTATGGTAATCATACACCAAAGTTTAGGGTGGTGAACAAAAATGCTCTCCGTAAATTTAGGGAAAGCAAGGTTGGTGGAAATGAAAATGGAAGATTCCAATACATGGGTGGTTCTGTTTGGCCACAGAGAAAGCTGTGGAATTTCCACAAGGGTACTAGTGGGTTTTGAGTGTGGGATTTTGTCACGGTGCTGGAATTTTCCGGGAAAATGCGGGAAAGGTAGAAAGGAAAATGACTGGTCGATCAGTTGTACTAAGATATATACGGTTTAAACTGAGGAATATGATGAAGGGATCGGAAGGGAACGTGAAGGCGTTAAGCTGTCTCCCAAATGGAAGCTGTAAAAACCAACTTAATTATTTGTGACCTAGCAACTTAAATTGATCAAAATCAATCCAATCAAATGGTCCCAATTACAATttaatatctctctctctctctctctctctctctctctctctctctctctctctctctctctctctctctctctctctctcggattaggatcccatccggatcctTTTGTGAGGATCCTAACATCCTATCTATTTATCGTACATTATGCGGTTAtacattattttgaattttttttaattaaacacAATCATTACCTAAGAATTTCTGGCCGCACAATGTATTATGAACAAATAGAATATGAGGATCTTAAGAGAATCATCATCCCTCTCTATAGGGCTTGGGACCTACTTAAGCAAGGGTCACGTTGCAAATTTTGAATGATGTCGTGCAATTATTTACCATAATATGATATATCTCCTCCGACATAAGGACATTTACGACAGTTTTTACTGCATTAACAGCTGTTTATTTCAAGTAAGTTTTCTAGAACCCTCTGCTCCAATATAGAAATATATTGAAACAAACCCTACATGACTAGTTAACATACacgtgaaaaattaaaatttgctaGTTTCAGAGTTCAATAGGTTGACACGACGATATCTTGAAAGTTCATGTTAAAGGTGTGTGACTTACATTTTGCATTTGCACCGTCTTGAATTGTTTATTTGAATAGAGCAGTGTCGGCTATTGATGCAAATGAGTTTTAGATCACATCAACGGTCCATAATCACGTACACATGCTTAAGTGATTGATGCTAGCATTTGAAGATAATTGACGCTCTACAATGAAACCAATTAACAAAATGGAGAGTAAAGCGATTATTTTAAGCACATGCAAGACCCCTCTCGTCAAAGTAAAATTTGACACACTCGGATCCGGATATCTAGGTGGATGCCAAAATCCAAGCATGCTGGTCGACATCTGGAAGCTGATGAAACCATGATATGCACTACAAAACTAAGAAGAAGTAGAGGCATTAGTTTTGCATCTATTAGATGATATTAGgggcaaaaaatgaaaaaactctGCATCTAATAGTAAAGAGGAGTGGATTATTTAATTGCACTTAAAACTAGTGTTGCTAATAATAAATAGGGGCAAAAAGGTATGTATATCAACCCCTAATACTCTCATTACCAAGTCCGCCCCAAACATGTTTTCTGCATTCaatactatttatttatttatttttttaaaagggacaactggtggcaagTCATAACTATCCATCATTTCCAAAACCTAGTTATGAGGGAAAATTATGCCACAATGCATCGGCATCAAAAGTTCCAAAGCCTACTAAATCCTGAAGAGGTGCAAAACAAAAGGTGagagtgggcaaaaataaagaTTTCTAAAAATCATTTATCTTTTTTTAACATACTTGCTGAAAAAATTTGTATAATAAACAAATTCGTACCACACCATAAGTACGAAAACCAAGGCAATAGTGGAACATTATTTAATCGAAGTAGACGGGTAAATCATGTAAATTCTCAATATAAATTCATTCGGAAGAAACCTACAGTTGTAAATCACGAATTTTAAAAACTTGTCTAAACCGTAATAACTATGAAATACCATGGCATCAGTGAAAAACTAATATTCTAAGTAAGCAGGTAATCacaaatcatcaataaaacTGATATGGTTTGGTCATCAGATAATGCAAACACATGAGCTTATGCAGAGATATCTTGACATGAACAGGCTAAGTGTATTTACACTCTAGTACTACATATGCGTGCAATTGGCGTTTAGCGCTTCAGATACAAGTCTTAGTTGCCTAATGCAGACTAGTACAGGTTACCACCTACAATGGATTTAATGTGAGTGTAACGATGCatgtgaacatacatgtgaagTTAGTCATCGCCCAAATATTACTATAAACAGGTTATATATGATGGTCGGATAAATCATATGAAAACATGTCATGCATAATCTCTCAAATCAATAGTGTCACACATCATAACATCGCATAAAGAATTGCAATTCCAAAAGTAATGCACAGTAGAAAAATGTTTCCCAAGAAAGGTTCTCAAGCTCATAAATCACATCGTCGTCATCGGATTTTAACACTTGCATATTCTAAGTAAATGCAAAGCATGATATAAAAGCATCACATAAAACTAGTTtcgattacacacacacacacattatatAGTTTAAAGCAAAAGTCTACTCACAGATACTTTGTATGGTCGTAATAGCCTTACCTTGCATGCTCTTTGTAAACTACGAGATATTTCTTCTAAAGTAAAACAATATTTACTTAGTAAACTCATCGAATACTATGAAGATTACTGAAAAATGATGATCGAACTACCATTTTCGGTGTCCAAAACCCATCGGCATTGTAGTATACCTCCATGCGCCGGCACATGGCTTCACACACAGGCTGGAGGTCGGCATGCGTCTCTACGCGCTGATACACGTCCAAAAGGAGAGGGTAGGCCTTAAATTAAATTACATGTCCGTCTCAAGGAGTCCTCATATGTCTCTACAT
This region of Malus domestica chromosome 07, GDT2T_hap1 genomic DNA includes:
- the LOC103439023 gene encoding squamosa promoter-binding-like protein 8 — translated: MLDYEWGNPNNVVMLSPDTDSDSIHGSDPTRHHHHHNHASTFLDHYASSQASAFNNLVPAPPPPPPQPHHQTSTFANHFNPTHHQAQQLHSIYDPHAYASASTYAPPHHHHQHHSMLGLDPVHGGAANGLMLIPKSEDMCPPVDFASRIGLNLGGRTYFASEDDFMNRLYRRSRPGSEITSTHSPRCQAEGCAADLSHSKHYHRRHKVCEFHSKASTVIANGLTQRFCQQCSRFHLLSEFDNGKRSCRKRLADHNRRRRKTQQTIQEHHNSQHQQQPPLEKARNSSSDNVASSPPESAALSVSSVTVAVSPPRMTLDCFRQRAPYQNAAATTSSGSSAHFFSQVGQI